DNA from Methanobacterium formicicum:
TAATGAATTTCCTTTTTTAAACCACAATGAATTTCCTTTTTTTTAACATTATTAAAAATTTAACATTATTAAAAACAGAAAGTATATCTGTCAGGCCTAATCATTATTTAACAAGGAATACTTTTTTTAGGAAGATAATCCCAGTACTATAAGTGAATAGTTGTAAGTTATTCCCCACTGATTATTTTAAGAATATTTCAGTGAATAATGATTATGTGAATGATAATTATCCATATTCTGAGTTCAAATACTTTAAAAATGATTTGGACTTGTAAAATAATTCAAATTCTTTAAAGAATTAATTCAGAATTAATTCAGTATAATAGATGTAATATAAATTGAAAAAAATGTGATTTTAATGTTTTTACCCAACATACCCACCCCGGATGAAGTGCTTGACAAGGGATTCAGCCGGGCTAAGAAAGCCGCGGCCAAGGTTCGCACCTCCAAAATTCACCGGCAGCACAAATCAAAGAGAATAGAGGAAGTAAGAATTCAAACTGCCTGCCAGGTCATCAGAGACACCTTTGAAGAGATACTGGAGAAAACACCCCATGTAGAGGAACTCCCTATGTTCTACCAGGATTACATAGATGTGGCGGTGGGAGTTGATGATCTTAAAAGATGTCTGGGAGCGTTGAACTGGGCCAACGGAGTTTTAGAAAAATTACAAAACCAGTATACTCATAAAGTAAGAAGATCACCCCCTGAAAGTGCAGCACAGGTTAGAAAAGCAGCTTTCGGTAGGATAGCCTCAGTGGTTAACCGTATCGGGGATGAACTCGACTTTTTAAACTACGCCAAGCAGAAACTGCGTAACATACCCACCGTGGACACCGAGGCCACCACCGCAGTTATTGCTGGTTTCCCCAATGTGGGTAAGTCCACCCTCATGCGCAGGATAACCAATGCTGAACCCGAAGTGGCGGACTACCCCTTCACCACCAAGGGAATCCAGATCGGACACTTTGAAAGGCGCTGGCAGAACTATCAGATCATTGACACTCCTGGGCTTCTGGACCGCCCGGTGGAGGATATGAACCAGATTGAACTGAACGCCATGGTTGCCCTGGAACACCTGGCGGATCTTATCTTATTTGTATTTGACCCGTCCCAAACTTCGGGATTCCCTGTGGAAAACCAGGTAAACCTTTACTGGGAGATAAGGAAGATATTCAGAAACACACCGGTTTTCCCGCTTTTCAATAAAATGGATCTGGCAGATGATGAAGAAAAGATTAAGTACATTGAACAACACATTACTACCGAGGATAAACCCTTGATGGTCGCTGCATCTGAAGGCAAAGGAATAGCAGAGATAATCGCAAAATTAGAGGAATTTAACCGGGAAGAAATGAGAAATAGGGGAGACTAATCTTCTTTGGGACGTTTTTTCTCTAAGTGGGTTGAATCCTTAATAGTGGAATAATCTCCCTGGATTTGGATAATTATTGAAGTTATGTGAGGGATTTCTATGGACGAGAAAAAAACAAGACTGGAATCCAAAGGCCAAGAAAAAGGAGTTAAAGCCAAAGCTGCCGAGGTTAAAGACACTGTTTCAGAGAAAGGGGAAGAGGTTAAAGCTAAAGCTGCTGAGGTTAAAGATACTGTTTCTGATAAGGGGGAAGAAGTTAAAATCAAAGCTACTGAAGCTAAGGATACGGTTTCTGATAGAAGTAAAGAAATCAAAGAAAATGCCACGGTTAAAACTGAAGAACTACGTACCACTGCCGAAAAAGTGGTTAACGATGTACTGAAAACCATTCGTGAGAAACAGGAAGATCTGGGCAAAACCATCAATGACTACACTGCACCCAACACTCCCTATGTGGATCTCGTGGACACCCCCACTGAATTTATTCTCATAGCTGACCTTCCAGGAGTGGGTAAGGAAGATTTATCCGTGGATGTGACCCAGGAATCAGTGACCATCACTGCTACCTTCCCTGCAGCCATGGAGGGGGAAGATGTAAACTACATAAAAAGGGAAAGAGGTCATGGAGAAGTTACCCGTACCCTGAAATTACCGGAAGAGATCAAAATTAAAGAGGCCAGTGCCAATTTTGAAGAATCAGCCCTGACCATAAAACTTCCCAAAATACTTCCTGAAACCCAAAAATTAGAAATCAACTAAAGTCTGGGATACTCCCAGATTCATCTATTTTTTTTATCTAAATTCCTTAAATTATGGTTTAATCATTATTTTCAGACTCATAACTTTTTTTAAATGCCGTAAATTCTAAATTCACAAAAAACTAAATTAACAAAAAATTAGCTCTTATTTTTTCAGGGAAATCCTGATTAATTATCAAAAATTAATTATCAAAAATATTTATCTAAAAAAGGGTGGGGTATTGATTTAAGGAAAAATTAGAGGGAAATAAAGAATTAATACCTAACCTTCCCAATGTGCCGGGTGCTTCCGGGATCTTCCTGGTTGAAATGGGCCAGGTAATAAACAAACCATTCCAGAGGCACTACTAATACAAATGGTGCCAGTAATGGGTTTATATCTGCATAATCCTGCATTCGGTATATTAGGTTATTCGCCCCAATTTTCTGGGAGAACTCTATTGATTTGCGGGTGAATTCATCACCAGGATAGTCCGCTTCAAGGAATACCACTGGAACATCCTTTTCCACCCGTTCAATAAGTCCGTGGCGGAATTCACCAGAATACAGTGGACAGGCATGCTTTATAGCCCCTTCCATAAACATGGTCATGGCCAGTTTATAGGCCAGCCCATAGTTGGGGCCACTGCCCATGCAGTAGAATATATCGTAATCAGCGTATTTCTGGGCCAGAGCCTTGTTCTCAGCTTCAGTCTTTTTTAACAGGTCCTGGGTAATTGAGGGAATCTTTGCCAGGTCCGCCAGTACTTCCTGGGATTGAGAGGAGGTTTCCATTCCCAGGAGGATCTGATAAAGGCACATGAGTTGGGTCATGTAGGTCTTGGTTCCCAGTATGGCAGTTTCCCGGCCTCCCCGGGTTAAAATCACATCAGTTGATTCCTGGGCCATGGTGCTTTTTTCTTCATTGATAATGGACACAGTGTACATCCCTTCCTTCTTTGCTCTTCGAAGGGCGGCCAGTGTATCGGCTGTTTCTCCAGATTGGGATGTTAAAATTACCCCTGCATTTTTTTCCTGGAGATTTTTATGATAGAAAAATTCATAACCGGTAAAAACTTCCAGGTTCCTGTTTGAAACCATGTTCATAGCATCTTTAGATGAAAAACATGTTGAAAGGGAGCTTCCACAGCCTACCAGATAAATTTTATCAAATTCATCGAATTTCTCACTCATTTCTTTCATGTGAGATTTTTCTGCCTTCATGGTGTCTTTCAAAGAGCGAGGTTGCTCCATCATCTCTTCATACATTTTATAATGCATTTTGGTCCCTCAATATGTAATAATCATAGTTGATAGTGTAAATAGGTCACCAGACTGTGGTGACGGAATTAATTGACTTGTTATTACTACTAAATTTGATCTATTTTAATAAATACTTTCTCATGGTATTCTAAACTTCTCAATTAAGTGATTGCCTTTTTAAGGTATAAAATGGCTTATTTAATAGGAGTTTGAGTTTAAATTGATTACCTATATTCATAAAAATTTAGGATAGCTTTTATACATCAGAAGGTTATGGTTTATAATTTTTACTTTTTCTGGGAAATGAATAATTTGGCCAGGCACACTGCCATTTCTGCCAGTTCTTCAACTTCCATTCCCACCATTACCATCATGGGTTCTTTTCCCCAGGCACCATGGTGGTAGATGATATCAGGAACAGCACCATTTAGATTTTCTACAGCTATTTTGACGCCCCATGAAATGGTGCTACCCTCTTTTTTGGCCACTTCTTCTGGTTCATTGCTACGATCATAACTGGAAACCCTTAAACCCAGTTTACGGCATATTTCCACTAGATCGGGGTGATATTTAATGTTAAGGGCACTGCGCCTTTCAGGATCATAGTGCATGACTCCCAAAACAAGTCGGGCCATATGGGATGAAGCACCAAAATCAGGAACTGCCACTGCACGGGGCAGGCCATGGACACTGGTTATACGTCCGGGAATCCCGGCCACATCATCTATGGTTTGGGCATCCCTTTTGGCCATTACCAGGTTACTCCGGACTTCGGGGATTAACTGTGCAAATTCTGGTGAATTCTCTAAAATATGCACGGCCCTTTCCAGCTTCTCTATTATCATGAATATGAGTTTAAAATCAATGGAATATAAGTTTTGGTGTGGGGGTTGTCAGGGAAATTTTCCAGTAAATTTGTCTCCTAGCCTACCTTCCACTGTTACATGAATATAACACCACAGCACATAATCTATCGATTAATATAATCAACACTAAAAAATCATTTTAAAGAGATTCAAACTAATTTATAGGGTTAATATTTCTTTAACTCATCTTTAACATTAATAATTAACATTTTTACTTTTCTAGTCTCTGAATATTGTCTCAAATCTGGCCGGGGGAGGGGAATATTGTTATGGGGCAACAGCAGACTCAGATCTAAAGGCACATCACCCGGTGGGTTAGAGAAGGGGTGGGTGTCCCAAATGGAGGATCAGGACTAGGACTCCCCATCACAAATTCCAATTCTAAGGCTTTTAAATCCAAAAAAGCCTCATGTAAGGGTTTCTTTGCCAAAAATAAATGAAAAGATTTATATGCACAAAAGGCCGATCTTATTGTGTCAGGAACCTCTATCTGTGTTCAACTGACACGCAGTACATTGAGGGGGCATAATACTGAAGCAACAATGGTTGCTAGCTGTGCTACTATTACTGGTAGCATCAATGCTAGCCCCTGGTATTAACTATGCCACCCCAAACCAGTCAATTTCAGAAAATTTCACGAACACAACCAATGTCAGTGAAATAGTAGAAAACACCACAAACTCAACCACTATTCAAAATACAACCACTGCGGTGGTTAATGATACAGTTATTAGTCAACAAGAAAACCAGACATCAGACACCTCCAACAACACCCAAAATAGTTCATCCGATAACAGTAATCAAACAGACACCATTCAGAATAACTCTGCGGCAGCATCAGATGGAACCTATACAAATGTCCACGGAATATGGTTAAATGTGGATGACGTAAACAACGTCAACGTCAACGAATTATTAACAGCCGGAATAACGGATGTATTCGTTAAAGCAAACCGCATATCAAATCCCACATATCAAAGCGTCCTGACGACCATAATAAACAAACTACAAGGTACAGAAATACGGATCCATGCCTGGATAACCTGTTTTGTAGATGCAAACGGGGACTGGGTTGATCCTAAAGACAGTGAAACCACCGATGCACTGGTAAATGCAATAACAGATATCACAACTAACTACAACATAGCAGGAATTCACCTGGACTATGTCCGCTACCCTGGAACAGCCTACCAATACTCCGGAGGCACAGAAGCCATAACTAGCTTCGTCCAGAGAGTATACACCACTGTAAAATCCATAAAGGCAAAAGTTGCAGTATCAGCCGCACTAATGCCGGAAGGAGCAGCCAACGCATATTACTATGGGCAGGATTATGAACAGTTATCAAATTACCTGGACTTCCTGGTCCCCATGGTCTATGAGGGAAACTACAAAGAAGACAATGATTGGATAACTTCCGCCACGGCTTACATCGTAAACCACTCCACCAAACCGGTAGTTGTTGGTTTACAAACTTACAAGAGTGACAGTAACTTAGTAGCTTTATCTGTAGAAGAAATTAACCAAGATATAAAATCTGCCTTATCTG
Protein-coding regions in this window:
- a CDS encoding NOG1 family protein, whose translation is MFLPNIPTPDEVLDKGFSRAKKAAAKVRTSKIHRQHKSKRIEEVRIQTACQVIRDTFEEILEKTPHVEELPMFYQDYIDVAVGVDDLKRCLGALNWANGVLEKLQNQYTHKVRRSPPESAAQVRKAAFGRIASVVNRIGDELDFLNYAKQKLRNIPTVDTEATTAVIAGFPNVGKSTLMRRITNAEPEVADYPFTTKGIQIGHFERRWQNYQIIDTPGLLDRPVEDMNQIELNAMVALEHLADLILFVFDPSQTSGFPVENQVNLYWEIRKIFRNTPVFPLFNKMDLADDEEKIKYIEQHITTEDKPLMVAASEGKGIAEIIAKLEEFNREEMRNRGD
- a CDS encoding Hsp20/alpha crystallin family protein encodes the protein MDEKKTRLESKGQEKGVKAKAAEVKDTVSEKGEEVKAKAAEVKDTVSDKGEEVKIKATEAKDTVSDRSKEIKENATVKTEELRTTAEKVVNDVLKTIREKQEDLGKTINDYTAPNTPYVDLVDTPTEFILIADLPGVGKEDLSVDVTQESVTITATFPAAMEGEDVNYIKRERGHGEVTRTLKLPEEIKIKEASANFEESALTIKLPKILPETQKLEIN
- a CDS encoding SIS domain-containing protein, with the protein product MHYKMYEEMMEQPRSLKDTMKAEKSHMKEMSEKFDEFDKIYLVGCGSSLSTCFSSKDAMNMVSNRNLEVFTGYEFFYHKNLQEKNAGVILTSQSGETADTLAALRRAKKEGMYTVSIINEEKSTMAQESTDVILTRGGRETAILGTKTYMTQLMCLYQILLGMETSSQSQEVLADLAKIPSITQDLLKKTEAENKALAQKYADYDIFYCMGSGPNYGLAYKLAMTMFMEGAIKHACPLYSGEFRHGLIERVEKDVPVVFLEADYPGDEFTRKSIEFSQKIGANNLIYRMQDYADINPLLAPFVLVVPLEWFVYYLAHFNQEDPGSTRHIGKVRY
- a CDS encoding thiamine-phosphate synthase family protein gives rise to the protein MIIEKLERAVHILENSPEFAQLIPEVRSNLVMAKRDAQTIDDVAGIPGRITSVHGLPRAVAVPDFGASSHMARLVLGVMHYDPERRSALNIKYHPDLVEICRKLGLRVSSYDRSNEPEEVAKKEGSTISWGVKIAVENLNGAVPDIIYHHGAWGKEPMMVMVGMEVEELAEMAVCLAKLFISQKK